In Gammaproteobacteria bacterium, the following are encoded in one genomic region:
- a CDS encoding MaoC family dehydratase, protein MEQRLTLADLQQKVGQHLGTSDWILVDQARINAFADCTDDHQWIHVDEARAAKESPYGQTIAHGFLTLSLLSPIHMHANHIPIEAKQVINYGLDRVRFMNAVKSGQRIRGHVKLVEVKSRGRGMHFIKTENTIEIEGEKKPALTADLIVLIIT, encoded by the coding sequence CACTTAGGAACTTCTGATTGGATTCTAGTCGATCAAGCACGCATCAATGCATTTGCCGACTGCACGGACGATCATCAATGGATTCATGTCGACGAAGCCAGAGCAGCGAAGGAAAGCCCCTACGGCCAGACAATTGCCCATGGCTTCCTTACTTTGTCGTTATTGTCGCCAATCCATATGCATGCCAATCATATCCCGATTGAAGCCAAGCAAGTGATCAATTATGGTCTCGATCGGGTGCGGTTTATGAACGCAGTCAAATCAGGACAGCGCATTCGCGGACATGTGAAGCTTGTCGAAGTCAAATCACGCGGACGTGGCATGCATTTCATCAAAACCGAAAATACCATTGAAATCGAAGGCGAGAAAAAACCCGCGCTCACCGCCGATCTGATTGTTCTGATTATTACCTAA